A stretch of the Lepidochelys kempii isolate rLepKem1 chromosome 15, rLepKem1.hap2, whole genome shotgun sequence genome encodes the following:
- the RNF185 gene encoding E3 ubiquitin-protein ligase RNF185 — translation MASKGPTASTSTENSSTGGTSGSSSSNGAGENTNQDSTFECNICLDTAKDAVISLCGHLFCWPCLHQWLETRPNRQVCPVCKAGISRDKVIPLYGRGSTGQQDPREKTPPRPQGQRPEPENRGGFQGFGFGDGGFQMSFGIGAFPFGIFATAFNINDGRPPPAVPGTPQYVDEQFLSRLFLFVALVIMFWLLIA, via the exons ATGGCAAGTAAAGGGCCCACGGCGTCTACATCCACTGAAAACTCCAGTACCGGAGGGACCAGTGGCAGCAGCAGTAGTAACGGTGCTGGGGAAAATACTAATCAGGACAGCACTTTTGAATGCAACATCTGTTTAGACACTGCCAAAGATGCGGTTATCAGTCTCTGTGGGCACCTCTTCTG TTGGCCTTGTTTACACCAG tGGTTAGAGACCAGGCCAAACAGGCAGGTGTGTCCAGTATGTAAAGCAGGAATCAGTCGAGATAAAGTTATTCCTCTGTATGGAAGGGGTAGTACTGGGCAGCAGGACCCCAG AGAAAAAACTCCACCACGACCACAGGGACAGAGACCTGAACCAGAGAACAGAGGG gGATTCCAGGGCTTTGGGTTTGGAGATGGTGGCTTTCAAATGTCATTTGGAATTGGGGCATTTCCCTTTGGTATATTTGCCACAGCATTCAACATAAATGATGGGCGGCCTCCACCAG CTGTTCCAGGGACACCCCAGTATGTGGATGAGCAGTTCCTATCCCGCCTCTTCCTGTTTGTGGCTCTGGTGATCATGTTCTGGCTGTTGATTGCATAA